Proteins found in one Triticum aestivum cultivar Chinese Spring chromosome 4D, IWGSC CS RefSeq v2.1, whole genome shotgun sequence genomic segment:
- the LOC123100076 gene encoding calcium-dependent lipid-binding protein, which translates to MGFFSGIMMGFILGVALIAGWASAMARRAHKRSAKAADVNVLGSLSREDLKKICGENLPQWISFPEYDQVKWLNRQLSKLWPFVEEAATMVIRDSVEPILDVYRPVGISSLKFSKLSLGTVPPKIEGIRVQSFQKGQITMDIDFKWGGDPNIVLAVETLVASLPIQFKNLQVFTIIRVVFQLSDEIPCISAVVIALLAEPKPRIDYILKAVGGSLTAMPGLSDMIDDTVASLITDMLQWPHRIVVPLGVDVDISDLELKPHGKVTVTVVRGESLKNKEFIGKSDPYVVLFIRPMFKERTRVIDDNLNPEWNETFELIAEDKETQHIILEVFDEDSLKQDKRLGIVKLPLSDLEVETVQEINLQLLSSLDTTKVKDKKDRGVLTVRVLYHLYTKEEALRALELEKRTVEERLKTREATGPAVSGAADAARGVAAPSTVTTNVAGTGVAAGAAVAGSVVHKDGLGVHKDGPGVHMVGTGIDAVGKSITKAGKFVGRTVTGPFSSQRRSAASVPTVDE; encoded by the exons GCTGCCGATGTCAATGTGCTAGGATCTCTCAGCCGTGAAGATCTCAAGAAAATATGCGGAGAAAATCTCCCTCAATGGATTTCATTCCCGGAGTATGACCAG GTTAAATGGCTCAACAGACAATTGAGCAAGCTTTGGCCTTTTGTTGAAGAG GCAGCAACCATGGTCATCAGGGACTCCGTGGAGCCTATACTCGACGTTTATCGACCGGTGGGGATATCCTCACTCAAGTTCAGCAAACTCTCGCTAGGCACCGTGCCACCGAAAATTGAAG GCATTCGGGTCCAGAGCTTTCAGAAAGGGCAAATCACAATGGATATCGACTTCAAGTGGGGCGGGGATCCGAATATCGTCCTTGCAGTTGAAACTCTAGTCGCTTCACTCCCGATTCAG TTCAAGAACCTTCAGGTGTTCACCATCATCCGCGTGGTCTTCCAATTGTCTGACGAGATACCATGCATATCCGCTGTTGTCATCGCTCTTCTGGCAGAG CCAAAACCGAGGATCGACTACATACTGAAGGCGGTCGGGGGAAGCCTGACGGCGATGCCCGGACTTTCAGACATGATCGAC GACACCGTGGCGTCATTGATCACTGACATGCTCCAATGGCCGCATAGAATCGTCGTTCCACTGGGCGTTGACGTGGACATAAG TGATCTGGAGCTGAAGCCGCACGGGAAGGTGACGGTGACGGTGGTGCGCGGGGAGTCGCTCAAGAACAAGGAGTTCATCGGCAAGTCGGACCCCTACGTGGTGCTCTTCATCCGCCCCATGTTCAAGGAGAGGACCCGGGTCATCGACGACAACCTGAACCCGGAGTGGAACGAGACGTTCGAGCTCATCGCGGAGGACAAGGAGACGCAGCACATCATCCTCGAGGTGTTCGACGAGGACAGCCTGAAGCAGGACAAGAGGCTGGGCATCGTCAAGCTGCCCCTGAGCGACCTGGAAGTGGAGACCGTGCAGGAGATCAACCTGCAGCTGCTGTCATCCCTGGACACCACCAAGGTCAAGGACAAGAAGGACCGGGGCGTGCTCACCGTCAGG GTGTTGTACCACCTCTACACCAAGGAGGAGGCGCTGCGGGCGCTGGAGCTGGAGAAGAGGACGGTGGAGGAGCGGCTGAAGACGAGGGAGGCGACGGGGCCCGCCGTTAGCGGGGCCGCGGACGCAGCCAGAGGCGTGGCCGCTCCGTCCACGGTCACCACCAACGTGGCCGGCACGGGCGTCGCGGCGGGCGCTGCCGTGGCCGGTTCGGTCGTCCACAAGGACGGGTTGGGCGTTCACAAGGACGGGCCGGGGGTTCACATGGTGGGCACGGGGATCGACGCGGTCGGCAAAAGCATCACCAAGGCCGGCAAGTTTGTCGGCCGGACCGTCACAGGGCCCTTCAGCAGCCAGAGGCGCAGCGCCGCGAGCGTGCCGACGGTCGACGAGTGA